The Anabaena sp. PCC 7108 region ACTAGGTGGTGGCTTTGGTGGCCTCTACACCGCCCTCCGTTTAGGCCAATTACCTTGGGAAACTACACCAAAACCTGAAATCATATTAGTAGATCAGAGCGATCGCTTTATCTTCTCTCCCCTTCTCTACGAACTCCTCACCGGCGAACTCCAAACCTGGGAAATTGCGCCTCCTTACCAAGAACTACTACAAGGTACAGGAGTACGTTTTCATCAAGCCATTGTCTCAGGAATTGACATAGACAAGCAACGAGTACAGTTACAAGATAGTCCAGGAATTTCCTACGACCGATTAGTATTAGCTTTAGGTGGCGAAACATCCCTAGACTTAGTACCAGGCGCGACAAAATACGCCTATCCTTTCCGTAACCTTACTGACGTTTATCGCTTAGAAGAACGCCTCCGAATTTTAGAAGCATCAAATGCAGAAAAAATTCGCGTCGCCATCGTTGGTGCTGGTTACAGTGGCGTAGAATTAGCTTGTAAACTCGCAGATAGAATTGGTGAAAAAGGACGCTTCCGCCTCATTGAAATCAGCGATCAAATTTTGCGAACTTCCCCAGAATTCAACCGTGAAGCCGCCAAAAAAGCCTTAGACACCAGAGGCGTATTTATTGACTTAGAAACCAAAGTAGTCTCAATTGGAGAAGATACCATCTCCTTAGAGTATAAAGAGCAAATAGACGAAATTCCCGTAGATTTAGTCATCTGGACAGTAGGAACAAAAGTCAGCCCAATCATCAAAACACTACCCCTCCAGCAAAACCAGCGTGGTCAAATTATTACAACACCTCAGCTACAAGTTCTTGAACACCCAGAAATTTTTGCATTAGGAGACCTAGCAGACTGTCTTGACGCAGAAGGAAAGCAAGTACCCGCCACAGCCCAAGTCGCCTTTCAACAAGCCGATTATACAGCATGGAATATCTGGGCTTCATTAACCCATCGTCCCCTTCTTCCCTTCCGCTATCAACAATTAGGCGAAATGATGGCCTTGGGAGTAGACAACGCTACCCTCACGGGTTTAGGCATTAAACTAGATGGTTCTTTAGCATACATCGCCCGTCGTCTAGCTTATTTATATAGACTACCA contains the following coding sequences:
- a CDS encoding NAD(P)/FAD-dependent oxidoreductase, producing MTQPTTRICILGGGFGGLYTALRLGQLPWETTPKPEIILVDQSDRFIFSPLLYELLTGELQTWEIAPPYQELLQGTGVRFHQAIVSGIDIDKQRVQLQDSPGISYDRLVLALGGETSLDLVPGATKYAYPFRNLTDVYRLEERLRILEASNAEKIRVAIVGAGYSGVELACKLADRIGEKGRFRLIEISDQILRTSPEFNREAAKKALDTRGVFIDLETKVVSIGEDTISLEYKEQIDEIPVDLVIWTVGTKVSPIIKTLPLQQNQRGQIITTPQLQVLEHPEIFALGDLADCLDAEGKQVPATAQVAFQQADYTAWNIWASLTHRPLLPFRYQQLGEMMALGVDNATLTGLGIKLDGSLAYIARRLAYLYRLPTLDHQLKVGFNWLVRPILETISK